In Stanieria sp. NIES-3757, the DNA window CTTCCAATTCCAGCATTTTTTTGATCGCTTCGTAAGTTAATTGGTGAGCGATTTCTCTTAATTCAGGAGAGCCATTTACATAGCCAAAATGCGTTTGCAGTAATTCTTTGCCGTACTCTTCTAACCAGGCAAAAATTTGCTCGTGTCCGACTACAGCAATTTTAACCAACTCTGCCATCCCGTTACGAACCTGGGCAGTAGGTAAAGTCTTTAAAAAAGAAAAGTCGAGGATGACTTTTTGGGAAGCATGATAGGCACCGAGGCGATTTTTTAGTTTTTTATGATTGACTGCAACTTTAATCGCTACAGAAGCATCAATTAAGCCAATTAAAGTAGTGGGAATGCGAATATAGTTACTGCTGCGACGATAAGAGGCGCAAGCAAAACCAGTGACATCAGTAATTAAACCACCACCAACTACTAAAACTGGTTCTTTTCTCACTAAACCAAACTCGGCAAAGACATCAATAATTTTTTCTAAAGTCCGCAGACTTTTATCAGGTTCGGTAATTGTAATCGGAAAAGCAGTTAGTTCAATTTGATAATGCTGAAAGTAAGTCTGAATTTGCTCTTGGTAGAGTTGATAAACCTTGGCATCAATTACCATCAAACATCGTTTAAACGGCTGGTAACAATTAGCTAATTCCCGATTTTTCGGATTAAATACGCCATCTACATAAAGTAAGTCGTACTCAATTTTTTCATAACCTTCAACACGAAATAACTTATCTGTAGCAACAAATTTTGCTTCAATTTGACTCATTTTTTCTATTTCCTTGTATTAGTAATGACAAAATATTTTTTGCCAGGTCGAACGGTCAACTAATCGTTATAAAAAAACTTTAGCTGCACAAATTTGTTAGCTTACTTAAGCAAGCTAA includes these proteins:
- a CDS encoding 3-dehydroquinate synthase, with product MSQIEAKFVATDKLFRVEGYEKIEYDLLYVDGVFNPKNRELANCYQPFKRCLMVIDAKVYQLYQEQIQTYFQHYQIELTAFPITITEPDKSLRTLEKIIDVFAEFGLVRKEPVLVVGGGLITDVTGFACASYRRSSNYIRIPTTLIGLIDASVAIKVAVNHKKLKNRLGAYHASQKVILDFSFLKTLPTAQVRNGMAELVKIAVVGHEQIFAWLEEYGKELLQTHFGYVNGSPELREIAHQLTYEAIKKMLELEVPNLHELDLDRVIAYGHTWSPTLELAPKVPIYHGQSVNIDMALSATLAARRGYITPTERDRIHQTMNRIGLALDHPLLEIDLLWHATESISLTRDGKLRAAVPRPIGTCYFINDLTKEELEEAVAEHKRFCADYPDAGLGTEVYMQSSAEPELVEV